AGCAGAGGTGGAGTTTCCACTTAAATTATCTTACATTACAAATGTTTATCGTTATGAGCAAGCGCAAACAGGAAGACAATGTGAATTTTATCAAGCTGGTGTGGAACTAATGGGGATGACAGCGGCAACTGCGGATGCTGAGGTGATTGCACTTGCAATTGAATCACTTCGTCAAGCTGGTCTAGAAAATTTTCAAATTAGTTTAGGGCAAGTTGAATTTATTAATGGTGTGATGAAGCAGTTTAAATTATCTGCAAAGCAGCAACAAGAAATAAAACATGCTATGGTAACACGTAATCTGGTTGAACTTGGTAATATGCTTGATAAAAGTGAACTGGGTAAAAATGCGAAAGAAATATTAAAAAAAATACCTTTATTGCATGGAAAAATAGATATGCTCAAGAGCGTTTACCATATGATTTGTAATGAACAAAGTAAAAGAGCATTAGATAACCTAAATGAAATTTATAATCTTTTAGATTCTTACGGTGTTGCGGAGTATGTAAACTTTGATTTAGGTGTGATTCGTGATTTTAATTATTATACGGGAATGGTATTTGAAGCATATACGCCAGGTCTTGGTTTTCCTTTATGTGGCGGCGGACGTTATGATAATATGTTATCTGATTTTGGGACTGCCTGCCCCGCGACAGGATTTGCATTAGGAATAGAGAGAATTATGTTAGCTTTAGAAAGACAAGGTCTTTCTATTTCGGCAAAAAATAAAGATATTTACATAGGATGGGGCGAAGGTAAAGTAATCGAAGCAATTAAAAGGGCAAAAGAGTTACGTGGCGAAGATAAATTGGTTGAAATTGGGCTGCAAGCACAAACAAAAAAAGATGCTGAATCATATCAGCATGCTAAAAATTATAATCAGCTCATTTATATAGATTAAAATGTTACAACGTATTCGTCAATTTTTCATAGCAGTAGTGGCAAAAATTAATGATGCAGATCGTTTATTTATAAAAAAGCATTTAATAAAAAGCGAACAGAGCTTATTTTTTGCCATGTCGATTCCAGAGCAACGCCATGCACTAAATGTTACTTACACGGCATTGAAAATGGCTGAAGTTGAAAAAAATATTAATATAGATAAGTTAATTAAATGTACACTGCTTCATGATGTAGGAAAAAAAGCTGGAGATATCAGTACGACAGATAAAGTTATTACAGTACTGGCAGATAGGTTTTTAAGCAATTGGGCGAAAAGATGGGGCAAATTGGGGCGTGGCGATAAGGTAAGCAATCTTCGTCATGCCTTTTATATTTATTATCATCATGCACAGTATAGTGCAGAAAAACTTATTCAAATTGGTGATAGCGAAATTGCTGAAATTGTTGGAAAACATCACGAAGCTCCAGCAGCAAATGATGCGCCAGAGCTTCGTTTGTTAAGAAAAGCTGATGTATTGAATTAATAGCCCTTGGCTTTATCAATAACATTAAGCATATCCGTACTATGCATATATTTTGTTAGATTTTCAATAAATAATTTTATTGCACGTTCTAAATAATACGGTGACATAGCAGCAACGTGTGGTGTGATTAAAACGTTTTCCATTTCCCAAAGTGGTGAATCGGAAGAAAGTGGTTCAATATCTACTACATCGAGAGCTGCACCTTTAATATATCCTTCTTTTAATGCTGTAACCAGATCTGGCTGATGGACAATAGAGCCGCGGGCTACATTAATAAAATAAGCTGTTTTTTTCATTGATTTAAATTTATCTAGTACAAATAGATTGCGTGTTTTATCTGTCAGAGGCAAAGTGACTACAACGAAATCAGAAGCTGATAATACAATGTCTAATTGCTCAGGAGAATACAGTTTGTTGACAAAAATCTCAGTTGTTTGTGTACGTTTGGTAGCAATAACTTTCATTCCCATTGCTTTTGAACGTTTTGCAATTTCTCGACCGATACTGCCAAGACCAATAATTCCAATTGTTTTATCATAAATTTCATCAGGACGTGTTCGTTGCCATAATTTATTTTGTTGATTTTTTAGTGATTCTGGTATTTGACGTGAAAGGGTTAAAATCATCGCCATAACGTGTTCAGCCATAGGAATCCCATGGATTCCACGCGAGTTTGTTAGTATGATGTCAGATTCAATTAAATCGGGGATTAAAAGTTCGTCTACGCCAGCACTTAAGGCATGAATCCATTTAAGTCGCGGTGCCTTTGGTAGAAGCTTGAGAATACTAAGATGTCCCCAGGTAACAAGAATATCTGTGTTTTCAATATAATCAGGTGCATTTTCTGGCTTGCATAAAGTGATATTAGCATTCGGAACGGTATCTTGAATACTTGTAAGTTCCTTTTCGCTTAACCGATTTAGCACAAGTATATTAAGTGAAGGTATCATAATAATCTCCTTATGATTATTTAATGTTTTACCGTCAAAACGACGATTTCCTCATTGATATCTATTCGACATCGGATTAAAAATCCCTACATTTAATATTGACGAATCTACCAAATGATGCTAATATGGTAATATATTATTACTTTAAATAACTAAAGGATTCTATTCCTTAGGAGGATAACATGACTTCAAATGATATGGAATATCTAACAATAGCGTTACCAAAAGGTAAATTATTTACACCTTCTGCAGAAATTTTGGCTAAAATTGGCTATACAGCAGAAGGGCTAAGTGAAAAATCACGTAAACTAGTAATTACAAATGAAGAAAAAAAGATAAAATTTATTATTACAAAAACTGTAGATCTCCCAACTTATGTGGAATATGGTGCAGCTGATATTGGAATTATTGGGAAGGATATTTTATTGGAAGAAAATAAAGATGTTTATGAACTTCTTGACTTAAAATATGGATTATGCCGTTTGATGGTCGCTGTTCCAGAAGCCTTATTACAAGAAAAATTAAGTGATTACGCGCATATGCGAGTAGCTACAAAGTTTCCGCGAGTGGCTGAAAACTTTTTTAATGGTAAAGGTATTCAAATGGAATTTATTAAATTAAATGGTTCCATTGAGTTAGGCCCTATGGTGGGATTGGCAGAAATCATTGTAGATATCGTAGAAACAGGTCGTACATTAAAAGAAAATAATTTGATTGAAATTGCCCAAATTACGAATGCAACGGCAAGGTTTATTGCTAACAGAGTAAGCTTTAAAATGAAATTTGACCGGATTAATCAGATGGTAGAAGATTTAAGGGCAATTGTTGAAAGTGGTGAAAAGAAATGAGAACGATAAGTACGCAAGAGGTGGGAATTGAAGAACTTAAAAAAATCTTATCTAAACCAGCCTTTGATCAGGTTGTATTGAGTGATCGAATTCGTGAAAAAAATAAAACCTTGTTTGGTGAAGATTTAACTGCGGCACAGATTGTCGATAAAATTGTCAAGGGCATTCGTGAAGATGGAGATAAAGCGGTTATTGATTTTACTAAGTTAATTGATGGTGTAGAATTTAGTGCAGAAAATTTGGAAGTCAGTGAAGCCGAATTTATGGAAGCTGAGTCCTTAGTTGACTCTAAAATTTTAGCTTCTATTCGAAAAGCGATTGATAACGTTCGTTCTTATCACGTGGAACAGAAACCCAGATCTTGGATTACTTATCGGGAACATGGGTCAATGCTTGGGCAATCTTGTATCCCTTTAGATCGTGTGGGAATTTATGTACCTGGGGGTACAGCATCTTATCCATCTTCTGTAATTATGAATGCAGTACCAGCATCTGTTGCTGGTGTAAAAGAAATTATTATGGCAGTACCGCCAGCAAAAGATGGAAAAGTAAATCCGTATGTGCTTGTTGCCGCTCGTGAAGCAGGTGTTGACCGTGTATTTAAGATTGGTGGTGCGCAGGCAATTGCAGCTTTTGCTTTCGGTACAGAAACGGTTCCTCGGGTCGATAAGATTACAGGCCCAGGAAATATTTTTGTTACACTTGCGAAAAAAGCCGTATATGGACATTGTGATATTGATATGCTAGCTGGTCCAAGTGAAATTTTAATCATTGCCGATGAATCAGCAGATCCAGCTTATATAGCGGCTGATATGCTTAGTCAGGCTGAACATGACGTACTTGCATCTAGTATTGTCATTACGAATAGCATAGATTTAGCAGAAAAAGTAGAGACTGAGGTAAAAACTCAGTTGACTGCATTGCCTAGGCAGGAAATTGCTGCTGCATCAATTGAGAAAAATGGGTTACTTATTGTAGCCGATGATTTAATGCAGGCGATGGAACTTGCCAATCTATCGGCACCAGAGCATTTAGAGATTTTAACACGTGAACCATTTACATTGCTTCCCTATGTTCGTCATGCAGGGGCTGTTTTTCTAGGTGCATATTCACCAGAACCTTTAGGTGATTATTTTGCCGGTCCTAATCATGTATTACCGACTGGTGGAACAGCGCGATTTTACTCGGTGCTAAATGTAGAAACTTTTATGAAACGAACAAGCATTATTTCTTATACAGCCCCAGCTTTAGCTGAGGTAAAGGATGATATTATTCGATTGGCAGAGGCTGAAGGATTAGAAGCGCATGCCAATGCAATTAGAATGAGAGGTTAGAAAAATGTATAGACAAGGATTAGAATCATTACCAACGTATGATGTATCTGAAAAGGATTGGAAGATAAAACTTAATGCAAATGAAAGCAATCTAAATTTACCGCCATTGGTAGAGGAACGAGTAATAGCTCGTTTGGGAAGAGTGGCGTTTAATCGTTATCCTGATACTGAAATGGATGATTTAAAGGATTTAATTGCCAGAAATTTTCGTCTAAATGAAGAGAATGTACTAGTTGCAAATGGATCAAGTGAAATTTTAGAAAAATTATTTTTTGCTTTTGGCGGTCCAAAGCGTTCTATCGTTTTTCCTATGCCCTCTTTCTCTATGTACAATATCTATGCAAAACTAAGTGAATCGGAAGCTAAAGTTGTTCCGTTAGAAGCAGATTATACATTAGATGTAAAAAAATTTATTCAAGCAGTACAAGAGTGCGATGCTAAGCTTGCAGTAGTTTGTACGCCAAATAATCCAACGGGAACAATTATCCCTTTAGCAGACATAGAATATATTGCAAAAAATATTGATTGTCCGTTAGCGGTAGATGAGGCTTATGTAGAGTTTTATGGAATATCTGCAGCAAGTCTCATTGAAAAATACCCAAATTTAATTGTTGCGAGAACATTTTCGAAGGCTTATGGCATGGCAGCAGCGCGCGTTGGTTATATGTTAGCGGGTAAAGATATCATTCATATGATTGGTAAAGCTTGTATGCCTTATCATGTGAATGTGTTGAGCTTGGCTGCAGCAGCCATTGTATATCAAATGCGCGATGAATTTGTACCGAGAATTCAAATGTATGTTGCTGAACGCAAACGGATGTTTGAAGCATTGGAAAAAATAAAAGGGATTACGGTATATCCTTCAGAAACGAATTTTATTTTGATTCGTTATGAAAATGCGGTAGCATTAAATGAATATTTGGAAAGTTTAAAAATTGGTGTGCGCAGTTTTGGCAATGCGCCGGGGCTAGAGAATTGTTTGCGCATTACAATTGGTACGAGAGAAGAAAATGACCAGTGGTTAAGTGCTGTAAAAGCTTTTGTTGAAAGGAGCTGACAAAATGCGAATTGCAGAGATTAGTAGAAAAACTGGGGAAACAGATATTCAAGTGAAATGTAATTTAGATGGTAATGGATTTGCGAAGGTTTCGACTGGGATTGGCTTTTTTGATCATATGTTAAATTTGTTTACGAAGCATGGTTTGTTTGACATGGAGATTTTTTCTCAAGGGGATTTAGTGGTGGATGGACATCATACCGTTGAAGATGTGGGCATTGCGCTGGGGCAAGCGGTGTTAAAAGCCGTTGGCAGTAAGACTGGAATTAAGCGCTATGGAACTGCTTTTGTGCCAATGGATGAGGCGCTTGCAATGGTGTCGCTTGACCTTAGTGGCAGAGCATTTTTAGTCTATGATGTGGCGCAGCCATTAACACCGATGATTGGCAATTATGATACCGAACTTACGGAAGAGTTTTTACGTGCATTTACGATGCAAGCAGGAATTACTTTACATGTTAAAGTATTGCATGGTAAAAATTCACATCATATCGTGGAAGCTATTTTTAAAGCGCTTGGCAGAGCCTTGTGTGAGGCTGTAACGAAAGATGCACGTATTCAAGGTGTGATGTCGACAAAAGGGATGCTGTAAGCGAATTAGGAGGATGCTCTATGATTGCGATTATTGATTATGGACGTGGCAATTTGTTTAGCGTGGAAAAAGCTTTTGTAAAGCTTGGCGCAGATGTCATCGTTACGAATGATATAGAAAAAATAAGACGGGCAGATAAAGTTGTTTTACCAGGTGTCGGTGCATTTGGCGATTGTATGGAGACGTTAAAAAAAGCTGGATTGATTCCGGTTATTCAAGAGGCAGCTACATCTGGTAAACCTTTTTTAGGAATATGTTTGGGCCTTCAACTTTTATTTGAGCGTAGTGAGGAATCGCCTGGTGTTGCTGGGCTTGGAATATTTAAGGGAGCAATCAGACAAATTGTTGCTCCTAAGTTAAAAGTTCCTCATATGGGATGGAATAGTTTATCGCTAAAGAATGCTACGTCACTATTAAAGGGGCTGCCGGAAAATCCATATGTGTATTTTGTCCATAGTTTTCATGCCGTGCCAGAAGACGCATCCATTATCACTGCGGTCACGGAATATGGAAGTTCATTAACGGCTGCTGTCGGCAAAGGTAATGTGCAGGCAATGCAGTTTCATCCAGAAAAATCTAGTAGTGTTGGCTTAAAAATACTTGAGAGTTTTGTAAAAAACAAAGCAGTATAGAAAGTAAGGAAGTGTTGGCATGATTGTATTTCCAGCGATTGATATTCGCAAGGGCAAATGTGTTCGCTTAACAGAAGGGCGATTCGATAAAGAAACAATTTTTGGCGACAATCCAGAAGAAATGGCAAAAAAATGGGCATCGTTGGGTGCTGATTTTTTACACGTTGTGGATTTAGATGGGGCTTTGGCTGGAAAATCAGTGAATTTATCGGCAATTGAAGCGATTGTAAAGAGTGTAGATATTCCAGTACAGCTCGGTGGCGGGATTCGCACTTTAGAAAATATTGAGGAACTTTTATCATTAGGTGTTTCTCGAGTGATATTAGGTTCTGTAGCAGTAAAAAATCCAAACTTAGTAAGAGAAGCTTGCAAAAAATATGGTGATCGAATCGTTGTCGGAATTGATGCACGTGACGGCAGTGTTGCTGTTGAAGGATGGGGTGTATCAGGCGGCGTTGAGGCAGATACACTTGCAAAGCAGATGGCTGAAGTTGGTGTCAAACGGATTATTTATACAGATATTTCACGTGATGGAATGCTAAACGGGGTAAATGTAAAAGCAACAGCACGTTTAGCAAAACTAAGCAATATTGCTGTAATTGCTTCGGGTGGCGTAAGCTCAATTGAGGATATTAAAGCTGTCAAAGCAGTGGAAAGTTCAGGCGTTGAAGGCGTTATTGTCGGTAAGGCAATTTATACGGATTCGCTTGATTTAAGAGAAGCGTTAAAAGTTGCAGAAGGGGAGTAATGCAATGTATACAAAACGAATTATTCCTTGTCTTGATGTAAAAGGTGGTCGTGTTGTAAAAGGCACAAATTTTGTTGGGTTGCGTGATGCGGGAGATCCTGTAGAATTGTCGGCGGTATATGATAAAGAAATTGCCGATGAACTTGTTCTACTGGATATCACAGCGTCACATGAAGAGCGGAATACGATGGTGGATGTTGTTTCGGCTTGTGCATCTCAAGTTTTTATTCCTTTTACCGTTGGTGGCGGTATACGGATTGAAGAAGATATTCGCCGGATGTTAAAAGCCGGGGCGGATAAAGTATCTTTAAATACTGCAGCAATAAAAAATCCACAGCTTATTGTTGAGGGAGCAGAAAAGTTTGGTCGTCAATGTATTGTTCTTGCCGTTGATGCGAGAAGAAATGGCGAAAATAGTTGGGAAGTTTTTATCAATGGTGGTAGAACGCCGACTGGGCTTGATTGTTTAGAATGGGTAAAAAAAGCGGTTGATTTAGGTGCAGGTGAAATCCTTTTAACGAGCATGGATTGTGATGGGACGAAGAATGGGTATGATATTCCATTGACGCGAGCCGTATCAGAAGCGGTGAATGTTCCGGTTATTGCTTCTGGTGGTGCAGGAGAAATGGCGCATTTTTATGATGTTTTGACGGAGGGAAAAGCCGATGCGGTTTTGGCAGCTTCGGTATTTCATTATGGAACATTCACCGTAAGGCAAGTGAAAGAATATTTGAAATCGCGTGGTGTGGAGGTTAGATTGTGAATTTAGAGCAAGTTAAATTTAATGAAGCTGGTTTGGTTCCAGCAATTGTACAAGATGAAAATGGTGAAGTTTTAATGCTTGCCTATATGAATCAAGAATCGTTGCAAAAAACGATTGAAACAGGCGTAACCTGGTTCTATAGTCGCAGTCGTCAAACTCTCTGGCAAAAAGGTGAGACTTCGGGCAATGTGCAAAAAGTTCAGGATATTTGCTATGACTGTGATGGCGATAGTTTATTAATTAAAGTACAACAAACTGGGGCTGCTTGTCATACTGGTACATATTCTTGTTTTAGCGGACGCAGTCTAATAAAAACGAAGGATATTGCTGAAAAAATCTTTGATGGGGCACAAGTATATGGTAATAGTGCAGCGACGATTTTACATGATTTATACCATGTAATTAATGAACGTAAAATGAGTCCAGCCGAAGGGTCCTATACAAGTTACTTATTTGAAAAAGGGCAAGATAAAATAGTAAAGAAAGTTGTAGAAGAGGCTGGAGAAACAATTATTGGATCTAAAAATATGGATAAAGCTGAAATTCTTTACGAAATGTCTGATCTTTGGTATCATTGTTTAGTATTACTGGCTTTTCATGAGATTACACCAAGTGAATTGCTAGCAGAACTAGAAAAACGCAGAAAGGGTGGAAACTATCATTGTTTCCAAAGACCAGAGTAATATGGAAAAATCAGTTGGAACTCAATTTATGCAAGCAACGACGTATGAAAATCTGAACCCGAGTGGACAAAAACAAGGCTTGCCAATGCCAGCATTTGAATTGCCATATCAGACGAATGTAAAAATGGTAAAATTACCCGAGCCTGATATGCTAGCCGAAAAAGAAGTCAATTTCTTAGAGCTGATTGAACTTAGAACAAGTGTAAGACAATATCACAATACGGTGCTTACATTACATGATTTATCTTATCTCTTGTGGTGCTCACAAGGGGTAAAAATGGCAATGCCAGAAACGGGGACACTGAGAA
This genomic interval from Selenobaculum gibii contains the following:
- the hisG gene encoding ATP phosphoribosyltransferase, translating into MTSNDMEYLTIALPKGKLFTPSAEILAKIGYTAEGLSEKSRKLVITNEEKKIKFIITKTVDLPTYVEYGAADIGIIGKDILLEENKDVYELLDLKYGLCRLMVAVPEALLQEKLSDYAHMRVATKFPRVAENFFNGKGIQMEFIKLNGSIELGPMVGLAEIIVDIVETGRTLKENNLIEIAQITNATARFIANRVSFKMKFDRINQMVEDLRAIVESGEKK
- the hisD gene encoding histidinol dehydrogenase — encoded protein: MRTISTQEVGIEELKKILSKPAFDQVVLSDRIREKNKTLFGEDLTAAQIVDKIVKGIREDGDKAVIDFTKLIDGVEFSAENLEVSEAEFMEAESLVDSKILASIRKAIDNVRSYHVEQKPRSWITYREHGSMLGQSCIPLDRVGIYVPGGTASYPSSVIMNAVPASVAGVKEIIMAVPPAKDGKVNPYVLVAAREAGVDRVFKIGGAQAIAAFAFGTETVPRVDKITGPGNIFVTLAKKAVYGHCDIDMLAGPSEILIIADESADPAYIAADMLSQAEHDVLASSIVITNSIDLAEKVETEVKTQLTALPRQEIAAASIEKNGLLIVADDLMQAMELANLSAPEHLEILTREPFTLLPYVRHAGAVFLGAYSPEPLGDYFAGPNHVLPTGGTARFYSVLNVETFMKRTSIISYTAPALAEVKDDIIRLAEAEGLEAHANAIRMRG
- the hisC gene encoding histidinol-phosphate transaminase; translation: MYRQGLESLPTYDVSEKDWKIKLNANESNLNLPPLVEERVIARLGRVAFNRYPDTEMDDLKDLIARNFRLNEENVLVANGSSEILEKLFFAFGGPKRSIVFPMPSFSMYNIYAKLSESEAKVVPLEADYTLDVKKFIQAVQECDAKLAVVCTPNNPTGTIIPLADIEYIAKNIDCPLAVDEAYVEFYGISAASLIEKYPNLIVARTFSKAYGMAAARVGYMLAGKDIIHMIGKACMPYHVNVLSLAAAAIVYQMRDEFVPRIQMYVAERKRMFEALEKIKGITVYPSETNFILIRYENAVALNEYLESLKIGVRSFGNAPGLENCLRITIGTREENDQWLSAVKAFVERS
- the hisZ gene encoding ATP phosphoribosyltransferase regulatory subunit, with product MSKNEFVLQIPYGTRDFLPGEAACKREIEDSLAEVFDQWGYDEVVTPTIEYLDTLTIGNGSEVEPHMFKFFDKNNRTLALRHEMTTPIARVAASRLAEVEFPLKLSYITNVYRYEQAQTGRQCEFYQAGVELMGMTAATADAEVIALAIESLRQAGLENFQISLGQVEFINGVMKQFKLSAKQQQEIKHAMVTRNLVELGNMLDKSELGKNAKEILKKIPLLHGKIDMLKSVYHMICNEQSKRALDNLNEIYNLLDSYGVAEYVNFDLGVIRDFNYYTGMVFEAYTPGLGFPLCGGGRYDNMLSDFGTACPATGFALGIERIMLALERQGLSISAKNKDIYIGWGEGKVIEAIKRAKELRGEDKLVEIGLQAQTKKDAESYQHAKNYNQLIYID
- the hisH gene encoding imidazole glycerol phosphate synthase subunit HisH gives rise to the protein MIAIIDYGRGNLFSVEKAFVKLGADVIVTNDIEKIRRADKVVLPGVGAFGDCMETLKKAGLIPVIQEAATSGKPFLGICLGLQLLFERSEESPGVAGLGIFKGAIRQIVAPKLKVPHMGWNSLSLKNATSLLKGLPENPYVYFVHSFHAVPEDASIITAVTEYGSSLTAAVGKGNVQAMQFHPEKSSSVGLKILESFVKNKAV
- the hisF gene encoding imidazole glycerol phosphate synthase subunit HisF, giving the protein MYTKRIIPCLDVKGGRVVKGTNFVGLRDAGDPVELSAVYDKEIADELVLLDITASHEERNTMVDVVSACASQVFIPFTVGGGIRIEEDIRRMLKAGADKVSLNTAAIKNPQLIVEGAEKFGRQCIVLAVDARRNGENSWEVFINGGRTPTGLDCLEWVKKAVDLGAGEILLTSMDCDGTKNGYDIPLTRAVSEAVNVPVIASGGAGEMAHFYDVLTEGKADAVLAASVFHYGTFTVRQVKEYLKSRGVEVRL
- a CDS encoding HD domain-containing protein, translated to MLQRIRQFFIAVVAKINDADRLFIKKHLIKSEQSLFFAMSIPEQRHALNVTYTALKMAEVEKNINIDKLIKCTLLHDVGKKAGDISTTDKVITVLADRFLSNWAKRWGKLGRGDKVSNLRHAFYIYYHHAQYSAEKLIQIGDSEIAEIVGKHHEAPAANDAPELRLLRKADVLN
- the hisIE gene encoding bifunctional phosphoribosyl-AMP cyclohydrolase/phosphoribosyl-ATP diphosphatase HisIE — encoded protein: MVNLEQVKFNEAGLVPAIVQDENGEVLMLAYMNQESLQKTIETGVTWFYSRSRQTLWQKGETSGNVQKVQDICYDCDGDSLLIKVQQTGAACHTGTYSCFSGRSLIKTKDIAEKIFDGAQVYGNSAATILHDLYHVINERKMSPAEGSYTSYLFEKGQDKIVKKVVEEAGETIIGSKNMDKAEILYEMSDLWYHCLVLLAFHEITPSELLAELEKRRKGGNYHCFQRPE
- the hisA gene encoding 1-(5-phosphoribosyl)-5-[(5-phosphoribosylamino)methylideneamino]imidazole-4-carboxamide isomerase, which translates into the protein MIVFPAIDIRKGKCVRLTEGRFDKETIFGDNPEEMAKKWASLGADFLHVVDLDGALAGKSVNLSAIEAIVKSVDIPVQLGGGIRTLENIEELLSLGVSRVILGSVAVKNPNLVREACKKYGDRIVVGIDARDGSVAVEGWGVSGGVEADTLAKQMAEVGVKRIIYTDISRDGMLNGVNVKATARLAKLSNIAVIASGGVSSIEDIKAVKAVESSGVEGVIVGKAIYTDSLDLREALKVAEGE
- the hisB gene encoding imidazoleglycerol-phosphate dehydratase HisB codes for the protein MRIAEISRKTGETDIQVKCNLDGNGFAKVSTGIGFFDHMLNLFTKHGLFDMEIFSQGDLVVDGHHTVEDVGIALGQAVLKAVGSKTGIKRYGTAFVPMDEALAMVSLDLSGRAFLVYDVAQPLTPMIGNYDTELTEEFLRAFTMQAGITLHVKVLHGKNSHHIVEAIFKALGRALCEAVTKDARIQGVMSTKGML
- a CDS encoding D-2-hydroxyacid dehydrogenase, giving the protein MIPSLNILVLNRLSEKELTSIQDTVPNANITLCKPENAPDYIENTDILVTWGHLSILKLLPKAPRLKWIHALSAGVDELLIPDLIESDIILTNSRGIHGIPMAEHVMAMILTLSRQIPESLKNQQNKLWQRTRPDEIYDKTIGIIGLGSIGREIAKRSKAMGMKVIATKRTQTTEIFVNKLYSPEQLDIVLSASDFVVVTLPLTDKTRNLFVLDKFKSMKKTAYFINVARGSIVHQPDLVTALKEGYIKGAALDVVDIEPLSSDSPLWEMENVLITPHVAAMSPYYLERAIKLFIENLTKYMHSTDMLNVIDKAKGY